A DNA window from Penaeus vannamei isolate JL-2024 chromosome 5, ASM4276789v1, whole genome shotgun sequence contains the following coding sequences:
- the LOC113800300 gene encoding uncharacterized protein: MFTPPASPFTAHKPLHRPQAPSAPTTPSPPTSPFTAHKVPHRPQAPSPLTKSLTAHKPLQRLQPPSLPTSPFTFHKPASPPTSPFTAHKPLHRPQAPSPLTSHFSAYNPPHCPQAPSPPTSPFTAHKLPHCPQAPSPPTSSSLPTSPFTAHKLPHCPQAPSQPTSSLTAHKPPHCPQAPSLPTSPFTAHKLPHCPQAPSPPTSSLTAHKPLHSPQAPSLPTTPLTAHKPLHRPQAPSPRDQARRHIA; encoded by the coding sequence ATGTTTACACCGCCCGCAAGCCCCTTCACAGCCCACAAGCCCCTTCACCGCCCACAAGCCCCTTCAGCGCCCACAACCCCCTCACCGCCCACAAGCCCCTTCACGGCTCACAAAGTCCCTCACCGCCCACAAGCCCCTTCACCGCTCACAAAGTCCCTCACCGCTCACAAGCCACTTCAGCGCCTACAACCCCCCTCACTGCCCACAAGCCCCTTCACCTTCCACAAGCCAGCTTCACCGCCCACAAGCCCCTTCACCGCCCACAAGCCCCTTCACCGCCCACAAGCCCCTTCACCGCTCACAAGCCACTTCAGCGCCTACAACCCCCCTCACTGCCCACAAGCCCCTTCACCGCCCACAAGCCCCTTCACAGCCCACAAGCTCCCTCACTGCCCACAAGCCCCTTCACCGCCCACAAGCTCCTCACTGCCCACAAGCCCCTTCACCGCCCACAAGCTCCCTCACTGCCCACAAGCCCCTTCACAGCCCACAAGCTCCCTCACTGCCCACAAGCCCCCTCACTGCCCACAAGCTCCCTCACTGCCCACAAGCCCCTTCACAGCCCACAAGCTCCCTCACTGCCCACAAGCCCCTTCACCGCCCACAAGCTCCCTCACTGCCCACAAGCCCCTTCACAGCCCACAAGCTCCCTCACTGCCCACAACCCCCCTCACCGCCCACAAGCCCCTTCACCGCCCACAAGCTCCCTCACCCAGAGACCAAGCCAGACGTCATATTGCCTAA